Proteins from a genomic interval of Bacteroidota bacterium:
- the gldN gene encoding gliding motility protein GldN: MKNIISLFVLGFLLTIVLQINAQVINETPVDGLFPDDGIIDVKPTPLPSIRMADVMWQKRIWRVIDFREKMNQPFYFPVEAHGNWRSFFQIVIDGLKEGEITAYDISATDEFLAPITYNEVVARQTSAVNMVLSRPYPPYDEYDTTIYTTFDPSKVMQLRVKEDWYFDKQRSQMMVRVIGLCPVMMEERDGKEIPQPLFWIYFPEARNILAKAQMYNRFNDAEKRTYDEIFWKRMFSSYIYKESNVFDRRISEYAEGIDALFESERIKNELFTFEHQLWEF, translated from the coding sequence ATGAAAAATATTATTTCATTATTCGTTTTAGGTTTCTTACTCACCATTGTTTTACAAATCAATGCGCAAGTAATAAATGAAACACCTGTCGATGGTTTATTTCCCGATGATGGTATCATTGATGTAAAACCTACGCCACTGCCATCAATCCGCATGGCTGATGTAATGTGGCAAAAAAGAATTTGGAGGGTGATTGATTTTCGAGAGAAGATGAATCAGCCTTTTTATTTTCCTGTTGAGGCACATGGAAACTGGAGAAGTTTTTTCCAAATTGTAATCGACGGTCTTAAGGAAGGTGAAATTACGGCTTATGATATTTCTGCCACGGACGAGTTTCTTGCTCCCATCACTTATAATGAGGTGGTTGCCCGTCAAACCAGTGCTGTGAATATGGTATTGTCGCGACCTTATCCTCCTTATGATGAATATGATACTACAATCTACACCACATTTGATCCCAGCAAGGTTATGCAACTAAGAGTTAAAGAAGATTGGTATTTCGACAAACAAAGATCCCAAATGATGGTTAGGGTTATCGGTCTTTGTCCGGTGATGATGGAAGAACGTGACGGCAAAGAAATTCCTCAACCTTTATTCTGGATTTATTTTCCCGAAGCCCGAAATATTTTGGCCAAAGCACAAATGTACAACCGCTTCAACGATGCCGAAAAAAGAACTTATGATGAAATTTTCTGGAAACGGATGTTTTCAAGTTATATCTATAAAGAATCAAATGTTTTCGACCGCCGAATTTCGGAATACGCCGAAGGCATTGATGCACTGTTCGAATCGGAGCGAATTAAAAACGAATTGTTTACCTTCGAGCATCAGCTCTGGGAATTTTAA
- the gldM gene encoding gliding motility protein GldM: MAAYKETPRQKMIAMMYLVLTALLALNVSKSMLDAFIVVNESMESTIGNFSNKIEDVHAEFNKQYKLNPNKIKPFWDKAQEVRANSQELIQFIDSLKYALIIQSENKIKTVEEAKSTPLKEIKSKDSYTEPTRFFFKNSADGSKGASGMLRIRIDEFRKQTLALMNEPEDSDRIGLLTKGPYYDADGMEQSWEQHNFYYTILAADVTILNKLIGEVQNAEFDVTSYLFSSVTAEDFKFDDITAKVISKNSYILKGQQYEAEVFVAAYDTKQNPEVYVLQGVDEINESNISRANQLGGKDGVVKLNFTSSAEGTHKYAGLIRIVNPEGDKVDYPFKSEYIVGPPSLTVAAIKMNVFYIGVDNPVSISVPGMADELIIPTISAGKLNRNPNGPGWVVRVETGTTKTVISATANYNGTRLNMGSSEFRVKRVPDPVAKIARQKEGSIDKNTLIAAAAIIPSMDDFEFDLNFIVNSFTMVTMLNGDFVPKTTQGNQFSAEMIEMIRNARRGQKFFFENIQASGPDGSKRTLNPINLTIN, from the coding sequence ATGGCAGCATATAAGGAAACCCCGAGGCAGAAAATGATCGCGATGATGTATTTGGTGCTTACAGCCCTGTTGGCACTGAATGTTTCAAAGTCGATGTTAGATGCCTTCATCGTTGTTAACGAGAGCATGGAATCGACCATTGGAAATTTTTCAAATAAAATTGAAGATGTTCATGCAGAGTTTAATAAACAATACAAACTTAATCCTAATAAAATAAAACCTTTTTGGGATAAGGCCCAAGAGGTGAGAGCAAATAGTCAGGAATTGATCCAATTTATTGACAGTTTAAAATATGCCCTTATTATTCAATCTGAAAACAAAATTAAAACCGTTGAAGAAGCTAAGAGTACTCCACTGAAAGAGATAAAATCAAAGGATAGTTATACCGAACCAACACGGTTCTTTTTTAAGAATTCGGCAGATGGATCAAAAGGTGCTTCCGGTATGCTCAGAATAAGAATTGATGAATTCAGGAAACAGACCCTTGCATTAATGAACGAACCTGAAGATAGCGACCGCATCGGATTATTAACAAAGGGCCCCTATTACGATGCAGATGGCATGGAGCAAAGCTGGGAACAACATAATTTTTATTATACCATTCTGGCAGCAGACGTTACCATCTTGAACAAATTAATTGGGGAAGTTCAAAATGCCGAATTTGATGTTACCAGTTATCTTTTCTCTTCGGTAACTGCTGAGGATTTTAAATTTGATGACATAACAGCTAAAGTTATTTCTAAAAATTCTTACATTTTGAAAGGTCAGCAATATGAAGCAGAAGTTTTTGTTGCTGCCTACGATACCAAACAAAACCCCGAAGTTTATGTTTTGCAAGGTGTCGATGAAATCAATGAAAGCAATATTAGTCGTGCCAATCAACTTGGAGGTAAAGATGGAGTAGTTAAACTTAATTTTACTAGCAGTGCAGAAGGGACTCATAAATACGCCGGGCTTATCAGGATTGTAAATCCCGAAGGTGATAAAGTTGATTATCCTTTCAAGAGTGAATACATTGTTGGACCTCCTTCATTAACGGTTGCTGCCATAAAGATGAATGTATTTTATATTGGCGTTGACAATCCTGTTTCAATTTCAGTTCCGGGAATGGCCGACGAGCTTATAATTCCAACTATTTCAGCTGGTAAATTGAATAGAAATCCAAATGGGCCTGGTTGGGTTGTTAGAGTAGAGACAGGAACTACAAAAACAGTGATTAGTGCAACTGCAAACTATAATGGTACCCGTTTAAATATGGGAAGCAGCGAATTCAGAGTAAAAAGAGTACCTGATCCGGTTGCTAAAATTGCCCGTCAGAAAGAAGGGTCAATTGATAAAAATACTTTGATAGCTGCGGCTGCCATCATTCCTTCAATGGATGATTTTGAATTTGACTTAAATTTTATAGTCAATTCGTTTACAATGGTAACCATGTTAAACGGTGACTTTGTTCCAAAAACAACTCAGGGCAATCAGTTCTCAGCAGAAATGATTGAAATGATCAGAAACGCAAGAAGAGGACAAAAGTTTTTCTTTGAAAACATTCAAGCTTCAGGACCCGATGGATCAAAAAGAACTTTAAATCCTATCAATTTAACAATTAATTAA
- the gldL gene encoding gliding motility protein GldL produces MAIINQSLRTKGYIAVRGRYFKKFLARAYGIGASVVILGALFKINHYAYADEMLLVGLGTEALIFLLSAFEPPHVEPDWSLVYPELEAFYIGDGIGKRTKKENYTQQLDNLLKDANIDAQLIDNLASGLRNLSDNTSKLKDVTNASFATNEYVDRMRSATSSMSDLSETYKKTANSLGRDVQVNDEFSANVKQASYQVSELTKSYSAANESIKADISSVKGFSETVRDANDSAKGLADNYKRSSEIISKSADALDFSDIEGSLYNQQLKKISETMSSLNKFYEMQLQSSNQQVESSAKLHETMNLFLANLNESANGMIAYKKNMDELNQKMAALNSVYGGMLSAMNPNASR; encoded by the coding sequence ATGGCAATTATTAATCAATCTTTAAGAACAAAAGGTTATATAGCGGTTAGAGGCAGGTATTTTAAAAAATTCCTAGCTCGAGCATACGGAATAGGTGCATCGGTTGTAATTTTAGGTGCACTTTTTAAAATTAATCATTATGCCTATGCAGATGAAATGTTATTGGTAGGTCTTGGCACTGAAGCCCTAATCTTCCTTTTATCTGCATTCGAACCACCACATGTTGAACCTGACTGGAGTTTAGTATATCCGGAATTAGAAGCTTTTTATATTGGAGATGGGATTGGTAAAAGAACGAAAAAGGAAAACTACACCCAACAACTCGACAATCTTTTAAAAGATGCCAATATCGATGCTCAACTGATTGATAATCTTGCATCAGGGTTGCGTAATTTAAGCGATAATACTTCAAAATTAAAAGATGTAACCAACGCTTCATTTGCAACCAATGAATATGTTGACCGGATGCGTTCCGCAACCTCTTCAATGAGTGATTTATCTGAAACTTATAAAAAAACAGCCAACTCATTAGGTCGCGATGTTCAGGTAAACGATGAATTTTCAGCTAATGTGAAACAAGCATCTTATCAGGTTTCGGAATTGACAAAATCCTACAGTGCAGCAAATGAATCGATAAAAGCCGATATCTCATCGGTTAAAGGATTTTCAGAAACAGTCAGGGATGCCAATGATTCTGCTAAAGGACTTGCAGATAATTACAAAAGATCATCTGAAATTATTTCAAAATCTGCTGATGCACTTGATTTTTCAGATATTGAAGGTTCATTATACAACCAGCAACTGAAAAAGATTTCAGAGACCATGTCTTCTTTAAATAAATTTTACGAGATGCAATTGCAAAGCTCAAACCAACAAGTTGAGTCTTCTGCAAAACTTCATGAAACCATGAATCTGTTCCTGGCTAACCTGAATGAATCAGCCAATGGGATGATTGCATATAAGAAAAACATGGATGAACTTAATCAGAAGATGGCAGCATTAAATAGTGTATATGGTGGCATGTTATCAGCGATGAATCCTAATGCTTCACGTTAA
- a CDS encoding SUMF1/EgtB/PvdO family nonheme iron enzyme has protein sequence MKKILLFIAALIVLVSCSDKGNGELVGVNRKSGTFYQPDPYGMVFVPQGSYTMGAGDEDITYGQVIEPKTVSISSFFMDETEITNNEYRQFVNWVRDSIARRMLGDIRPEDYLIEEDPETGEVYDPPFLNWDTDIEWQSSDQEVRDAIENIYLPEHERYFRKKQIDSRKLNYEYYWVDLQAAAQKDFSTPGNYLDASLANRPQGLRDRSVYVKRESINVYPDTLAWIHDYTYSFNDPLTERYFWHPAYDHYPVVGVNWLQAKAFCVWRTELYNNSGAGKRRASVGAEFRLPTEAEWEWAARGGNELSPYPWGGPYTRNEKGCFLANFKPIRGNYIDDGGLRTIIVGHYPANDWGLYDMAGNVAEWTNSAYDPASYNFSWDMNPNYTYNAKPDDSPAMKRKVIRGGSWKDIAYYLRVTTRAYEYQDTAKSYVGFRSIQPYLGRNKGDNPAKASNVYN, from the coding sequence ATGAAAAAAATACTTCTTTTTATAGCGGCACTTATTGTTCTGGTGAGTTGTAGTGACAAGGGGAATGGAGAATTAGTTGGCGTTAATAGAAAATCAGGAACTTTCTATCAGCCCGACCCTTACGGAATGGTATTCGTCCCTCAAGGAAGCTATACCATGGGTGCCGGCGATGAGGATATCACATATGGTCAAGTTATTGAACCTAAAACCGTATCCATCTCTTCATTCTTTATGGATGAAACTGAAATCACAAATAATGAATACCGACAATTTGTAAATTGGGTACGTGACTCAATTGCCAGAAGGATGTTAGGTGATATCAGGCCCGAAGATTATCTGATTGAAGAAGATCCTGAAACAGGCGAAGTATATGATCCTCCATTTTTAAATTGGGACACTGATATTGAATGGCAAAGCAGTGATCAGGAGGTTCGTGATGCCATCGAGAATATTTATTTACCAGAACATGAACGTTATTTCAGAAAAAAACAAATTGATTCAAGAAAACTCAATTACGAATATTATTGGGTCGATTTGCAGGCTGCCGCCCAAAAAGATTTTAGTACACCCGGCAATTATCTGGATGCCAGTTTGGCCAACCGGCCACAAGGGCTTCGCGACCGTTCTGTTTATGTCAAACGAGAATCTATCAATGTTTATCCCGATACTTTAGCATGGATCCATGACTACACCTATTCATTTAACGACCCGCTAACCGAAAGATATTTCTGGCATCCTGCCTATGATCATTATCCTGTAGTTGGAGTAAATTGGCTTCAGGCAAAAGCATTTTGTGTGTGGCGAACCGAATTGTATAATAATAGTGGTGCCGGCAAAAGAAGGGCTTCGGTGGGTGCCGAATTCCGATTGCCAACAGAAGCAGAGTGGGAATGGGCCGCACGAGGAGGAAATGAGCTAAGCCCCTATCCATGGGGAGGACCATATACCCGGAATGAAAAAGGATGTTTTCTTGCAAATTTCAAACCTATCAGAGGTAATTATATTGACGACGGAGGATTAAGAACCATCATTGTTGGCCATTATCCGGCCAATGACTGGGGATTATATGATATGGCTGGGAATGTAGCCGAATGGACCAACAGCGCCTATGATCCTGCATCATATAACTTCTCCTGGGACATGAACCCGAATTATACATATAACGCGAAACCGGATGATTCACCTGCAATGAAAAGAAAAGTAATCAGGGGTGGCTCGTGGAAAGATATCGCTTATTATTTAAGGGTAACAACGCGGGCCTATGAATATCAAGATACAGCTAAATCATATGTAGGTTTCAGAAGTATTCAACCTTACTTAGGTCGTAATAAAGGAGATAATCCGGCAAAAGCATCAAATGTTTATAACTAA
- a CDS encoding PorP/SprF family type IX secretion system membrane protein translates to MLTISRIIISITLLLTMSLANAQQASMLSQNMFSFPFINPAYAAINESIFATAFTRQQWMGLNDSEGNHIAPVTYLVAVNVPSALLKGGLGLSVSEDKLGFFKDVSVNLQYAYKIELSQGILGIGGQLSVINRNINFGKFIAIDENDPVISGIGDNISSLLADVGLGAFYKVSNKYYLGLSMINLLETKGASFSETGAGQPVLDRTAYLTGGYEFEIPNKPEYRIIPSILIKSNFSSTQISISSLLQYNNKFWGGVTYNMQTADAFAILLGMQNKNFRIGYAYDLPLSSINPLGSHEIMVSYSFDIDVDKRRDAYRNTRFL, encoded by the coding sequence ATGCTTACAATTAGCCGCATAATAATATCAATCACTCTTTTACTTACAATGAGCTTGGCAAATGCGCAACAGGCGTCGATGTTGAGTCAGAATATGTTTTCATTTCCTTTTATAAATCCTGCTTATGCAGCTATTAACGAATCAATATTTGCCACTGCTTTTACCCGACAACAATGGATGGGTTTGAATGATTCTGAAGGAAATCATATAGCTCCAGTCACCTATTTAGTAGCGGTAAATGTCCCATCAGCGTTACTAAAAGGAGGATTGGGACTCAGTGTCTCTGAAGACAAACTTGGGTTTTTTAAAGATGTTTCAGTAAATCTACAGTATGCCTATAAGATTGAATTGAGTCAGGGTATTTTAGGGATTGGTGGACAGTTATCGGTAATTAACCGAAATATTAATTTTGGCAAATTTATAGCTATTGATGAGAATGATCCGGTTATTTCTGGAATCGGTGACAATATAAGCTCACTTTTAGCAGATGTAGGCCTAGGAGCTTTTTATAAAGTTTCCAACAAATATTATTTAGGACTGTCAATGATTAATTTACTTGAAACCAAAGGTGCTTCGTTCTCGGAAACCGGCGCAGGGCAGCCTGTACTTGATCGAACGGCATATTTAACCGGTGGGTATGAGTTTGAAATTCCAAACAAACCAGAGTATCGAATTATCCCTTCAATATTGATAAAGTCAAATTTTTCTTCTACACAAATATCAATTAGCAGTTTGCTGCAATACAATAATAAATTCTGGGGGGGCGTTACTTACAACATGCAGACTGCTGATGCTTTTGCAATTTTATTGGGGATGCAAAATAAAAATTTTAGAATTGGTTATGCTTATGACTTACCTTTGTCTTCAATAAATCCTTTAGGGAGTCACGAGATTATGGTAAGTTATAGTTTTGATATAGATGTTGACAAAAGAAGAGATGCATATCGAAACACAAGATTTTTATAA